A genomic window from Thunnus maccoyii chromosome 2, fThuMac1.1, whole genome shotgun sequence includes:
- the ube2o gene encoding (E3-independent) E2 ubiquitin-conjugating enzyme UBE2O isoform X2, with the protein MAEPVAAASSPRSPGLSPAASPGSEPPSMALSPTADGSQRLLFSHDLVSGRYRGSVRFGLVRMIHGEEEFNSDSDLDDGGGRGGGGGGGGGGGGGGGGGGGRAPGGSDTESPVDTLTRPLGRGFVRVQWYPEGGKQDIRETKLKLEDRSIVIRDIVRRNNSNDNQCGIVTNIDIECAVKLVGTNCVLYPVNSKDLQHIWSFMYGDYIAYDFWLGKVYDLTNHIILKLSNGARCSMSVEDGAKLYDVCPHVSDSGLFFDEAYGFYPGQVLIGPAKVFSNVQWLSGVKPVLSRKCKFRVVVEEVKVVELKVTWITKSYSPKGSDSVYPPPSTITQENLCRVRRLGYYDHTQRQLGERALYVFPAKGDATRITCEGPEGAPVLPEDPVARKLKRMFKKDLGKKTDNADTQGEHKSDQTDSSHSNNNGPVVAVQNPPDPQNINDTSAEHGEQDADDEAAEDTDDTSSLTSSASSTASSQSGGLGTNRKKSIPLSIRNLKRKHKKKRTKFSREFKPGDRVAVEVVSTKTTADVMWKDGRVEKGIRSNDLIPIQHLDSHEFCPGDFVVDKRPQALQDPGVYGVIQSGDHKGRTCVVKWIKLNSTSDDVEVIGMEEDVSVYDISDHPDFHFRTTDIVIRIWNSENGQNDCENETSVGQVSRVDVSSKVEVVWADNSMTIVLPQHLYNVESEIEETDYDSVEETSSVLSTEEWEDESDSWETDNGVTTEDDSHINNADVTDTATPTPTPTGSAMFIIPPQEGSKAGVTSPSKAVPGEEGEASVAVASPAAGGGTTPGGAVNGAEKPCKDGASRGFRELKEALKILESLKNMTVEQLWTGGSPTSPTSAEPASTTHVASSVTPTAPEKPTKEKRFLDDIKKLQENLRKTLDNVAIVEEEKMEAVVEAGGSTGAGTETERVGEEKPQQEPQTPVGGQEWPSEFLSDTPVLCQQSGGKPGVTFTSAKGEVFSVLEWAPDTHSFKKMEFQPAEAKKFFSTVRKEMALLATSLPDGIMVKTFEDRMDLFSALIKGPTRTPYEDGLFLFDIQLPNIYPAVPPLFRYLSQCSGRLNPNLYDNGKVCVSLLGTWIGKGTERWTSKSSLLQVLISIQGLILVNEPYYNEAGFDSDRGLQEGYENSRCYNEMALIKMVQSMTQLLQNPVDVFKQEIQEHFVLNGWRLVHRLEAWLELNDAAERSHAAHVSSRAHHSKERPSSVEPLDEQLPLGSGPVSVAHSSPCKPGEEGVTGAGVSSIMEEELEDSGLSPSTTAASQQELSQNSDCDSTQGNASLGGESRGPGSVVRGGTSESGSAAVGGGGAGSTGSQPVVRPKKRRKSYRSFLPEGSGYPDIGFPLFPLSKGFVKSVRGVLQQYRAALASAAMPEHTEDK; encoded by the exons ATGGCGGAGCCCGTAGCAGCAGCATCATCCCCCCGGAGCCCGGGCCTCTCTCCTGCAGCCAGCCCGGGCTCAGAGCCTCCATCCATGGCTCTCTCCCCCACAGCGGACGGCTCCCAGCGGCTGCTGTTCTCCCACGACCTGGTGTCCGGGCGGTATCGCGGCTCGGTGCGGTTCGGCCTCGTACGGATGATTCACGGCGAGGAGGAATTCAACTCGGATTCGGACCTCGACGATGGCGGAGGGAGAGGAGGCGGAGGCggcggtggaggaggaggaggaggtggtggaggaggaggcggaggacgAGCCCCGGGTGGCTCGGACACAGAGAGCCCTGTGGACACCCTGACTCGGCCTCTGGGGAGGGGGTTTGTCCGCGTCCAGTGGTACCCTGAAGGAGGGAAGCAGGACATCAGGGAGACAAAG ctGAAACTTGAAGATCGATCCATCGTCATCAGAGACATCGTGCGAAGGAACAATTCTAAC GACAACCAGTGCGGCATCGTGACCAACATTGACATCGAGTGTGCAGTGAAGTTAGTCGGAACAAATTGTGTACTGTATCCAGTTAACAGCAAAGACCTGCAGCACATCTGG TCTTTCATGTACGGCGACTACATTGCCTATGACTTCTGGCTCGGGAAAGTGTATGACCTGACTAATCACATCATCCTCAAGCTCTCCAATGGAGCCAG GTGCTCCATGAGCGTGGAGGACGGTGCCAAGCTTTACGACGTCTGTCCACATGTCAGCGATTCG ggtCTGTTCTTCGACGAGGCGTACGGTTTCTACCCGGGCCAGGTCCTGATTGGCCCAGCCAAAGTCTTCTCTAATGTACAGTGGCTGTCAGGGGTCAAACCTGTGCTCAGCAGGAAGTGCAAGTTCAGGGTGGTGGTAGAAGag GTAAAGGTGGTCGAACTGAAGGTGACGTGGATCACCAAGAGCTACTCCCCCAAAGGCTCCGACAGCGTCTATCCACCTCCCTCCACCATCACACAGGAGAATCTCTGCAG GGTGAGGCGTCTGGGCTACTATGACCACACCCAGAGGCAGCTGGGAGAGAGGGCTCTTTACGTCTTCCCTGCCAAGGGGGACGCCACGCGCATCACATGCGAAGGACCCGAGGGTGCCCCTGTCCTGCCGGAAGACCCTGTGGCCAGAAAG TTGAAAAGAATGTTCAAGAAGGATTTGGGGAAGAAGACGGACAACGCCGACACACAAG GCGAGCACAAGTCAGACCAGACAGACTCGTCTCATTCCAACAACAACGGGCCTGTGGTGGCTGTGCAGAACCCCCCCGACCCCCAAAACATCAACGACACCTCTGCTGAACACGGCGAGCAGGACGCTGACGACGAGGCTGCCGAGGACACTGACGATACCAG CTCTCTCACGTCATCAGCGAGCTCCACGGCCTCCTCTCAGAGCGGCGGTCTGGGAACCAACCGGAAGAAGAGCATCCCGCTCTCCATCCGCAACCTGAAGAGGAAGCACAAGAAGAAGAGAACCAAGTTCTCCCGCGAGTTCAAGCCCGGAGACCG ggTGGCGGTGGAAGTCGTGTCCACAAAGACCACGGCCGACGTGATGTGGAAGGACGGGCGAGTAGAGAAGGGGATCCGATCGAACGACCTCATCCCCATCCAGCACCTGGACAGCCACGAGTTTTGTCCCGGAGACTTTGTAGTAGACAAACGAC CCCAAGCCCTCCAGGACCCAGGGGTGTACGGTGTGATCCAGTCTGGAGATCACAAGGGCAGAACATGTGTTGTTAAGTGGATCAAACTCAACTCAACCAGTGACGACGTGGAG GTTATCGGTATGGAGGAGGACGTCAGCGTTTACGACATCTCGGATCATCCGGACTTCCACTTCCGAACCACGGACATCGTCATCAGAATATGGAACTCGGAGAACGGACAGAACGACTGTGAAAATGAG ACGTCGGTAGGTCAGGTATCCAGGGTGGATGTGAGCAGCAAAGTGGAGGTGGTGTGGGCGGACAACTCCATGACTATCGTCCTGCCGCAG CATCTTTACAACGTGGAGTCTGAGATCGAGGAGACCGACTACGACTCGGTGGAGGAGACGAGCAGCGTCCTGTCAACCGAGGAGTGGGAGGATGAGAGCGACAGCTGGGAGACGGACAACGGCGTCACCACTGAGGACGACAGCCACATCAACAACGCAGATGTCACCGACACGGCGACCCCGACCCCCACGCCCACCGGCTCCGCCATGTTCATTATCCCCCCTCAGGAGGGCAGCAAAGCCGGGGTCACCAGCCCCTCTAAAGCGGTCCCCGGAGAGGAGGGGGAAGCGTCTGTGGCTGTGGCGAGccctgctgctggaggag GAACCACTCCAGGAGGAGCTGTCAACGGAGCGGAGAAGCCCTGTAAAGACGGCGCCTCTCGAGGCTTCAGGGAGTTGAAAGAGGCCCTGAAGATCCTGGAGAGCCTGAAGAACATGACCGTGGAGCAGCTCTGGACCGGCGGCTCTCCGACCTCCCCGACCTCCGCAGAACCAGCTTCCACAACTCACGTAGCGAGTTCGGTGACACCCACAGCCCCTGAGAAACCGACGAAGGAGAAACGCTTCCTGGACGACATcaagaagctccaggagaaccTGAGGAAGACGCTGGATAACGTGGCCAtcgtggaggaggagaagatggaggctGTGGTGGAAGCGGGGGGGAGTACAGGAGCGGGGACGGAG ACTGAGAGAGTCGGAGAGGAAAAGCCTCAGCAAGAGCCACAGACACCGGTGGGTGGACAAGAATGGCCCAGTGAGTTTCTCAGCGACACACCTGTACTCTGCCAACAGAGCGGTGGCAAACCCGGCGTCACCTTTACCAGTGCCAAGGGAGAAGTATTCTCTGTGCTGGAATGGGCACCAG ACACGCACTCTTTTAAGAAAATGGAATTTCAGCCGGCGGAGGCCAAGAAGTTCTTCAGCACGGTGAGGAAGGAGATGGCTCTGCTAGCGACGTCGCTGCCGGACGGCATCATGGTCAAAACCTTTGAAGATCGCATG GATCTGTTCTCAGCTCTGATCAAAGGGCCGACTCGTACGCCCTACGAGGACGGCCTGTTCCTGTTCGACATCCAGCTGCCCAACATCTACCCAGCTGTGCCGCCTCTGTTCCGCTACCTGTCCCAGTGCAGCGGCCGCCTCAATCCCAACCTCTACGACAACGGCAAGGTGTGCGTCAGTCTGTTGGGCACCTGGATCGGCAAG GGCACTGAGAGGTGGACCAGCAAGTCCAGTCTGCTGCAAGTCCTCATCTCCATACAAG gcCTTATCCTCGTCAATGAGCCTTACTATAACGAGGCCGGCTTCGACAGCGACCGAGGCCTACAGGAAGGATACGAGAACAGCCGCTGCTACAACGAGATGGCCCTGATCAAGATGGTCCAGTCTATGACGCAGCTTCTCCAGAATCCCGTGGACGTTTTCAAGCAGGAGATCCAGGAGCACTTTGTTTTGAACGGCTGGCGGCTCGTCCACCGCCTGGAGGCGTGGCTTGAGCTGAACGACGCTGCCGAGAGGAGTCACGCGGCGCACGTGTCCTCCAGGGCTCACCACTCGAAGGAGCGGCCTTCGTCTGTGGAGCCTCTGGATGAGCAGCTGCCTCTGGGATCGGGGCCGGTGTCGGTGGCCCACAGCAGCCCCTGTAAGCCCGGGGAGGAGGGGGTCACCGGGGCAGGAGTCAGCAGTATtatggaggaggagctggaggattCAGGGCTGAGTCCCTCGACTACAGCGGCCTCTCAGCAGGAGCTGAGCCAGAACTCAGACTGCGACAGCACCCAGGGGAACGCCTCTCTGGGTGGTGAAAGTAGGGGCCCCGGTTCTGTAGTCCGTGGTGGGACGTCAGAATCAGGTTCCGCCGCGGTTGGCGGAGGAGGGGCGGGCTCCACGGGAAGCCAGCCAGTGGTGCGACCAAAGAAACGAAGAAAGAGCTACCGGAGTTTCCTCCCGGAGGGCAGCGGCTACCCAGACATCGGCTTTCCGCTCTTCCCGCTCTCTAAGGGCTTTGTGAAGAGCGTTCGAGGCGTGCTGCAGCAGTACCGAGCTGCGCTGGCCTCCGCCGCCATGCCTGAGCACACAGAGGACAAGTAA
- the ube2o gene encoding (E3-independent) E2 ubiquitin-conjugating enzyme UBE2O isoform X1: MAEPVAAASSPRSPGLSPAASPGSEPPSMALSPTADGSQRLLFSHDLVSGRYRGSVRFGLVRMIHGEEEFNSDSDLDDGGGRGGGGGGGGGGGGGGGGGGGRAPGGSDTESPVDTLTRPLGRGFVRVQWYPEGGKQDIRETKLKLEDRSIVIRDIVRRNNSNDNQCGIVTNIDIECAVKLVGTNCVLYPVNSKDLQHIWSFMYGDYIAYDFWLGKVYDLTNHIILKLSNGARCSMSVEDGAKLYDVCPHVSDSGLFFDEAYGFYPGQVLIGPAKVFSNVQWLSGVKPVLSRKCKFRVVVEEVKVVELKVTWITKSYSPKGSDSVYPPPSTITQENLCRVRRLGYYDHTQRQLGERALYVFPAKGDATRITCEGPEGAPVLPEDPVARKLKRMFKKDLGKKTDNADTQGEHKSDQTDSSHSNNNGPVVAVQNPPDPQNINDTSAEHGEQDADDEAAEDTDDTSSLTSSASSTASSQSGGLGTNRKKSIPLSIRNLKRKHKKKRTKFSREFKPGDRVAVEVVSTKTTADVMWKDGRVEKGIRSNDLIPIQHLDSHEFCPGDFVVDKRPQALQDPGVYGVIQSGDHKGRTCVVKWIKLNSTSDDVEVIGMEEDVSVYDISDHPDFHFRTTDIVIRIWNSENGQNDCENETSVGQVSRVDVSSKVEVVWADNSMTIVLPQHLYNVESEIEETDYDSVEETSSVLSTEEWEDESDSWETDNGVTTEDDSHINNADVTDTATPTPTPTGSAMFIIPPQEGSKAGVTSPSKAVPGEEGEASVAVASPAAGGGTTPGGAVNGAEKPCKDGASRGFRELKEALKILESLKNMTVEQLWTGGSPTSPTSAEPASTTHVASSVTPTAPEKPTKEKRFLDDIKKLQENLRKTLDNVAIVEEEKMEAVVEAGGSTGAGTETERVGEEKPQQEPQTPVGGQEWPSEFLSDTPVLCQQSGGKPGVTFTSAKGEVFSVLEWAPDTHSFKKMEFQPAEAKKFFSTVRKEMALLATSLPDGIMVKTFEDRMDLFSALIKGPTRTPYEDGLFLFDIQLPNIYPAVPPLFRYLSQCSGRLNPNLYDNGKVCVSLLGTWIGKGTERWTSKSSLLQVLISIQGLILVNEPYYNEAGFDSDRGLQEGYENSRCYNEMALIKMVQSMTQLLQNPVDVFKQEIQEHFVLNGWRLVHRLEAWLELNDAAERSHAAHVSSRAHHSKERPSSVEPLDEQLPLGSGPVSVAHSSPCKPGEEGVTGAGVSSIMEEELEDSGLSPSTTAASQQELSQNSDCDSTQGNASLGGESRGPGSVVRGGTSESGSAAVGGGGAGSTGSQPVVRPKKRRKSYRSFLPEGSGYPDIGFPLFPLSKGFVKSVRGVLQQYRAALASAAMPEHTEDNLPADVCDG, translated from the exons ATGGCGGAGCCCGTAGCAGCAGCATCATCCCCCCGGAGCCCGGGCCTCTCTCCTGCAGCCAGCCCGGGCTCAGAGCCTCCATCCATGGCTCTCTCCCCCACAGCGGACGGCTCCCAGCGGCTGCTGTTCTCCCACGACCTGGTGTCCGGGCGGTATCGCGGCTCGGTGCGGTTCGGCCTCGTACGGATGATTCACGGCGAGGAGGAATTCAACTCGGATTCGGACCTCGACGATGGCGGAGGGAGAGGAGGCGGAGGCggcggtggaggaggaggaggaggtggtggaggaggaggcggaggacgAGCCCCGGGTGGCTCGGACACAGAGAGCCCTGTGGACACCCTGACTCGGCCTCTGGGGAGGGGGTTTGTCCGCGTCCAGTGGTACCCTGAAGGAGGGAAGCAGGACATCAGGGAGACAAAG ctGAAACTTGAAGATCGATCCATCGTCATCAGAGACATCGTGCGAAGGAACAATTCTAAC GACAACCAGTGCGGCATCGTGACCAACATTGACATCGAGTGTGCAGTGAAGTTAGTCGGAACAAATTGTGTACTGTATCCAGTTAACAGCAAAGACCTGCAGCACATCTGG TCTTTCATGTACGGCGACTACATTGCCTATGACTTCTGGCTCGGGAAAGTGTATGACCTGACTAATCACATCATCCTCAAGCTCTCCAATGGAGCCAG GTGCTCCATGAGCGTGGAGGACGGTGCCAAGCTTTACGACGTCTGTCCACATGTCAGCGATTCG ggtCTGTTCTTCGACGAGGCGTACGGTTTCTACCCGGGCCAGGTCCTGATTGGCCCAGCCAAAGTCTTCTCTAATGTACAGTGGCTGTCAGGGGTCAAACCTGTGCTCAGCAGGAAGTGCAAGTTCAGGGTGGTGGTAGAAGag GTAAAGGTGGTCGAACTGAAGGTGACGTGGATCACCAAGAGCTACTCCCCCAAAGGCTCCGACAGCGTCTATCCACCTCCCTCCACCATCACACAGGAGAATCTCTGCAG GGTGAGGCGTCTGGGCTACTATGACCACACCCAGAGGCAGCTGGGAGAGAGGGCTCTTTACGTCTTCCCTGCCAAGGGGGACGCCACGCGCATCACATGCGAAGGACCCGAGGGTGCCCCTGTCCTGCCGGAAGACCCTGTGGCCAGAAAG TTGAAAAGAATGTTCAAGAAGGATTTGGGGAAGAAGACGGACAACGCCGACACACAAG GCGAGCACAAGTCAGACCAGACAGACTCGTCTCATTCCAACAACAACGGGCCTGTGGTGGCTGTGCAGAACCCCCCCGACCCCCAAAACATCAACGACACCTCTGCTGAACACGGCGAGCAGGACGCTGACGACGAGGCTGCCGAGGACACTGACGATACCAG CTCTCTCACGTCATCAGCGAGCTCCACGGCCTCCTCTCAGAGCGGCGGTCTGGGAACCAACCGGAAGAAGAGCATCCCGCTCTCCATCCGCAACCTGAAGAGGAAGCACAAGAAGAAGAGAACCAAGTTCTCCCGCGAGTTCAAGCCCGGAGACCG ggTGGCGGTGGAAGTCGTGTCCACAAAGACCACGGCCGACGTGATGTGGAAGGACGGGCGAGTAGAGAAGGGGATCCGATCGAACGACCTCATCCCCATCCAGCACCTGGACAGCCACGAGTTTTGTCCCGGAGACTTTGTAGTAGACAAACGAC CCCAAGCCCTCCAGGACCCAGGGGTGTACGGTGTGATCCAGTCTGGAGATCACAAGGGCAGAACATGTGTTGTTAAGTGGATCAAACTCAACTCAACCAGTGACGACGTGGAG GTTATCGGTATGGAGGAGGACGTCAGCGTTTACGACATCTCGGATCATCCGGACTTCCACTTCCGAACCACGGACATCGTCATCAGAATATGGAACTCGGAGAACGGACAGAACGACTGTGAAAATGAG ACGTCGGTAGGTCAGGTATCCAGGGTGGATGTGAGCAGCAAAGTGGAGGTGGTGTGGGCGGACAACTCCATGACTATCGTCCTGCCGCAG CATCTTTACAACGTGGAGTCTGAGATCGAGGAGACCGACTACGACTCGGTGGAGGAGACGAGCAGCGTCCTGTCAACCGAGGAGTGGGAGGATGAGAGCGACAGCTGGGAGACGGACAACGGCGTCACCACTGAGGACGACAGCCACATCAACAACGCAGATGTCACCGACACGGCGACCCCGACCCCCACGCCCACCGGCTCCGCCATGTTCATTATCCCCCCTCAGGAGGGCAGCAAAGCCGGGGTCACCAGCCCCTCTAAAGCGGTCCCCGGAGAGGAGGGGGAAGCGTCTGTGGCTGTGGCGAGccctgctgctggaggag GAACCACTCCAGGAGGAGCTGTCAACGGAGCGGAGAAGCCCTGTAAAGACGGCGCCTCTCGAGGCTTCAGGGAGTTGAAAGAGGCCCTGAAGATCCTGGAGAGCCTGAAGAACATGACCGTGGAGCAGCTCTGGACCGGCGGCTCTCCGACCTCCCCGACCTCCGCAGAACCAGCTTCCACAACTCACGTAGCGAGTTCGGTGACACCCACAGCCCCTGAGAAACCGACGAAGGAGAAACGCTTCCTGGACGACATcaagaagctccaggagaaccTGAGGAAGACGCTGGATAACGTGGCCAtcgtggaggaggagaagatggaggctGTGGTGGAAGCGGGGGGGAGTACAGGAGCGGGGACGGAG ACTGAGAGAGTCGGAGAGGAAAAGCCTCAGCAAGAGCCACAGACACCGGTGGGTGGACAAGAATGGCCCAGTGAGTTTCTCAGCGACACACCTGTACTCTGCCAACAGAGCGGTGGCAAACCCGGCGTCACCTTTACCAGTGCCAAGGGAGAAGTATTCTCTGTGCTGGAATGGGCACCAG ACACGCACTCTTTTAAGAAAATGGAATTTCAGCCGGCGGAGGCCAAGAAGTTCTTCAGCACGGTGAGGAAGGAGATGGCTCTGCTAGCGACGTCGCTGCCGGACGGCATCATGGTCAAAACCTTTGAAGATCGCATG GATCTGTTCTCAGCTCTGATCAAAGGGCCGACTCGTACGCCCTACGAGGACGGCCTGTTCCTGTTCGACATCCAGCTGCCCAACATCTACCCAGCTGTGCCGCCTCTGTTCCGCTACCTGTCCCAGTGCAGCGGCCGCCTCAATCCCAACCTCTACGACAACGGCAAGGTGTGCGTCAGTCTGTTGGGCACCTGGATCGGCAAG GGCACTGAGAGGTGGACCAGCAAGTCCAGTCTGCTGCAAGTCCTCATCTCCATACAAG gcCTTATCCTCGTCAATGAGCCTTACTATAACGAGGCCGGCTTCGACAGCGACCGAGGCCTACAGGAAGGATACGAGAACAGCCGCTGCTACAACGAGATGGCCCTGATCAAGATGGTCCAGTCTATGACGCAGCTTCTCCAGAATCCCGTGGACGTTTTCAAGCAGGAGATCCAGGAGCACTTTGTTTTGAACGGCTGGCGGCTCGTCCACCGCCTGGAGGCGTGGCTTGAGCTGAACGACGCTGCCGAGAGGAGTCACGCGGCGCACGTGTCCTCCAGGGCTCACCACTCGAAGGAGCGGCCTTCGTCTGTGGAGCCTCTGGATGAGCAGCTGCCTCTGGGATCGGGGCCGGTGTCGGTGGCCCACAGCAGCCCCTGTAAGCCCGGGGAGGAGGGGGTCACCGGGGCAGGAGTCAGCAGTATtatggaggaggagctggaggattCAGGGCTGAGTCCCTCGACTACAGCGGCCTCTCAGCAGGAGCTGAGCCAGAACTCAGACTGCGACAGCACCCAGGGGAACGCCTCTCTGGGTGGTGAAAGTAGGGGCCCCGGTTCTGTAGTCCGTGGTGGGACGTCAGAATCAGGTTCCGCCGCGGTTGGCGGAGGAGGGGCGGGCTCCACGGGAAGCCAGCCAGTGGTGCGACCAAAGAAACGAAGAAAGAGCTACCGGAGTTTCCTCCCGGAGGGCAGCGGCTACCCAGACATCGGCTTTCCGCTCTTCCCGCTCTCTAAGGGCTTTGTGAAGAGCGTTCGAGGCGTGCTGCAGCAGTACCGAGCTGCGCTGGCCTCCGCCGCCATGCCTGAGCACACAGAGGACAA TCTCCCTGCAGATGTGTGCGACGGATAA